One genomic segment of Erysipelotrichaceae bacterium 66202529 includes these proteins:
- a CDS encoding HAD hydrolase family protein: MEKKYLFFDIDGTLTDNATKQIVPSAQEALNRLQDAGHFVAIATGRAHYKARGFMEAVGLHNMVCCGGNGLVIRDELVMNTPLERDKAIAVYKEARSLGYGVLVMLDDSIDVYDVDDRFRQQCGERKEPTNYIIDPAFDIDKVKDIYKLYVSIPKEEEQRLTKKDTLGNLRFVEAYLMFQHDRKKEGILDMMERLGGSIKDVVVFGDDYNDLVMFDDAWFSIAMGNACDALKDKADYVTERNVEDGIYKACVKFGWIQP; encoded by the coding sequence ATGGAAAAAAAGTATCTGTTTTTTGATATTGACGGGACACTCACAGATAATGCGACAAAGCAAATCGTCCCCAGTGCGCAGGAGGCACTGAACCGCCTGCAGGATGCCGGTCATTTCGTTGCCATTGCGACAGGCAGGGCACACTATAAAGCAAGGGGCTTTATGGAAGCTGTCGGGTTACACAATATGGTCTGCTGCGGAGGTAATGGTCTTGTGATCAGGGATGAGCTGGTTATGAATACACCGCTGGAACGTGATAAGGCAATCGCTGTATACAAGGAGGCGCGCAGTCTTGGCTATGGGGTATTGGTCATGCTGGATGATTCCATTGATGTATATGATGTGGACGACCGTTTCCGTCAGCAATGTGGAGAGCGCAAGGAGCCAACCAATTATATCATCGATCCAGCCTTTGATATTGATAAGGTAAAAGACATTTACAAGCTGTATGTCTCTATTCCAAAAGAGGAAGAGCAGCGTCTGACAAAGAAGGATACACTAGGGAATCTTCGCTTTGTCGAAGCGTATCTGATGTTTCAGCACGACCGCAAAAAAGAGGGGATCCTGGATATGATGGAGCGCCTTGGCGGTTCTATAAAGGATGTTGTCGTATTTGGTGATGATTATAACGACCTGGTGATGTTCGATGATGCATGGTTCAGCATCGCTATGGGAAATGCATGTGATGCATTAAAAGATAAAGCAGATTATGTTACAGAGCGCAATGTGGAGGATGGAATCTACAAGGCCTGTGTAAAATTTGGATGGATCCAGCCATAA
- a CDS encoding EamA family transporter, which produces MSKHPMAAYLSAMFLFGTLGLFVRQAEVTSEVLACLRTLIGAAFLGGILLFQKQRVQKIHRRQVCYVLLSALFLGFNWVFLFEAYEYTTISIATVIYYTAPLLALVAAVLLFHERIGRRDVMGIALTMIGLLFITRIAYGGMQMKGIVFAALAAVCYAGVLLTNRCFQEIDGLYFTFLQLLFSSGILLIYLLMEGRVPEISRIPLASWPWILCIGILHTGIAYVLYFTSLHALSSSHAAIGSYLDPCVALLLSVMILQEPASLLQGIGIAAILGGILLHDSSA; this is translated from the coding sequence GTGAGTAAACACCCTATGGCAGCCTATCTGTCTGCCATGTTTTTGTTTGGTACACTGGGGCTGTTTGTCCGTCAGGCAGAGGTTACAAGTGAGGTGCTTGCCTGCTTGCGGACACTGATTGGGGCAGCATTTCTTGGAGGGATCCTACTGTTTCAAAAGCAAAGGGTACAAAAAATCCATCGCAGACAAGTATGCTATGTACTGTTATCGGCTTTGTTTCTAGGCTTCAACTGGGTGTTTTTGTTTGAAGCCTATGAGTATACAACGATTTCCATCGCAACCGTAATTTACTATACGGCTCCCTTATTGGCGCTGGTCGCGGCTGTTTTGCTGTTTCATGAAAGGATAGGACGGCGTGATGTCATGGGAATCGCTCTGACGATGATTGGTCTGCTTTTTATCACGCGGATAGCCTATGGCGGGATGCAAATGAAGGGGATCGTCTTTGCGGCTTTGGCAGCTGTATGCTATGCAGGTGTTTTGCTTACCAATCGCTGCTTTCAGGAAATAGACGGCCTGTATTTTACGTTTTTACAATTACTGTTTTCATCAGGAATCCTGCTTATCTATCTGCTTATGGAAGGCAGAGTACCTGAAATCAGCCGGATTCCTCTTGCTTCCTGGCCGTGGATTCTCTGTATCGGAATACTTCATACCGGTATTGCCTATGTATTGTATTTTACATCTCTGCACGCGTTATCCAGCTCTCATGCTGCAATCGGCAGTTATCTGGATCCCTGTGTGGCGCTGCTTCTGTCTGTAATGATCCTGCAGGAGCCGGCCTCACTGCTGCAGGGTATAGGAATAGCAGCAATCCTAGGCGGCATACTCCTTCATGATTCATCTGCGTAA
- a CDS encoding DUF2779 domain-containing protein, translating into MLHLTDIKKYERCPRAFWLSRRKKKEFVPFVNYNESMSELVKQLLMIRDEDVFAGQANDSGDLALDALSTKRVLIHARFVYKDLRINIPFLIQENGKRILYFTYRSCYPKEQEAVKIAQNLAVLDKLGVSVDEVYAIHLRADYVRGSELDVHQLLQIDAYLYNSKNKAHKTIQELLKQQTVDLDAILEKLHTCEQMEEVPIKRSQICTRGGKCMYYADCFPEELPDDSILNLVQAAHKYAMHQEGITSLQEADINRIEGTRHQYAQIMAARNNGLYVDKGALRCWKKAHIQEPVSYLDFEWETYAFPPYKGMKPFDVLVFQYSLHVEEHGQLRHAGYIGEGDCRKEFIEHLLREIPKSGSILVYNMEGAEKLRLVQLAQQFPQYEEQLRAVWERMIDLSLPFSTGNVYDTRMAGYYSLKKLVPIFSDYHYEDLDISYGMDAVEKWREYCSADGEKKQELYRQLEQYCSMDTYAEYIVYHALEDMIRE; encoded by the coding sequence ATGCTGCATCTTACAGATATAAAAAAATATGAACGCTGTCCCAGGGCCTTCTGGCTCTCACGGCGTAAGAAAAAAGAATTTGTGCCGTTTGTAAATTATAATGAAAGCATGAGCGAGCTGGTAAAACAGCTGCTGATGATTCGTGATGAGGATGTTTTTGCCGGGCAGGCGAATGACAGCGGTGATCTGGCACTGGACGCCCTTTCGACAAAGCGTGTGCTGATTCATGCGCGTTTTGTTTATAAGGATTTAAGAATCAACATACCGTTTTTGATTCAGGAAAACGGCAAACGGATACTTTATTTTACCTATCGCAGCTGTTATCCCAAAGAGCAGGAGGCAGTAAAAATAGCACAGAATCTGGCGGTACTGGATAAGCTGGGGGTTTCTGTTGATGAGGTATATGCCATTCACTTACGTGCAGACTACGTACGGGGCAGTGAGCTGGATGTCCATCAGCTGCTGCAGATTGATGCGTATTTATATAATAGTAAAAATAAGGCGCATAAAACGATTCAGGAGCTTTTGAAGCAGCAGACAGTGGATCTGGACGCAATTCTGGAGAAGCTGCATACCTGTGAGCAAATGGAAGAGGTACCTATCAAACGCAGTCAGATTTGTACACGCGGAGGAAAGTGCATGTATTATGCGGATTGCTTTCCTGAGGAGCTGCCGGATGATTCTATTCTTAATCTTGTACAGGCAGCACACAAGTATGCTATGCATCAGGAAGGAATTACATCCTTGCAGGAAGCGGATATCAATCGCATAGAAGGAACACGGCATCAGTATGCACAAATCATGGCAGCACGCAACAATGGTCTGTATGTGGATAAGGGGGCCTTGCGCTGCTGGAAAAAAGCGCATATTCAGGAACCGGTTTCCTATTTGGATTTTGAATGGGAGACATATGCGTTTCCACCCTATAAAGGGATGAAGCCCTTTGATGTTCTGGTATTTCAATACAGCCTGCACGTAGAGGAACACGGACAGCTGCGTCATGCGGGATATATTGGAGAAGGGGATTGCCGCAAGGAATTTATCGAGCATCTGCTCAGGGAGATACCAAAAAGCGGCAGTATTCTTGTCTATAATATGGAAGGTGCTGAAAAGCTTCGTCTGGTACAACTGGCACAGCAGTTTCCGCAATATGAGGAACAGCTTCGTGCTGTCTGGGAGCGGATGATTGATCTGTCACTGCCGTTTTCTACAGGAAATGTATATGATACGCGAATGGCTGGCTATTACTCGTTGAAAAAGCTGGTTCCTATCTTTTCCGATTATCATTATGAGGATCTGGATATTTCCTATGGTATGGATGCGGTTGAAAAATGGAGAGAATACTGTAGTGCGGATGGTGAAAAGAAACAGGAGCTTTATCGGCAGCTGGAGCAGTATTGCTCTATGGATACCTATGCCGAATATATTGTTTATCATGCTCTGGAGGATATGATACGTGAGTAA
- a CDS encoding magnesium transporter, with translation MLYDLYKKQEITIKNKAEAQFLFGIYTPKEWTSVSNEFGFSQATLFELLHMDQSRTLHKMDSYYGYCFGFIHPLKTGNEEAGAEIGIYCRQREVFLITQDYEQLRKYISLLQELPKSQLSVEHILSLLFEELLKSHKAEHDLLEDLIEELDNDVLNNELQSFNQRITAIRNKIRYLLQYDGQLRDVCEELLEDENDLFVREHLHHLRICSDRVERLLQHTLQLRDYSVQVRESYQAQVDIRLNRLMYIFTIVTVVFLPLTLIVGWYGMNFTGMPELHWKYGYPFVILLALGSAGICVWLLYKKHMLK, from the coding sequence ATGCTGTATGATTTGTATAAGAAACAGGAAATAACTATCAAAAACAAAGCAGAAGCGCAGTTTCTGTTCGGCATCTATACACCAAAGGAATGGACATCCGTATCGAATGAATTTGGCTTTTCACAGGCAACTCTCTTTGAACTGCTTCATATGGACCAAAGCCGCACATTGCATAAAATGGACAGCTATTACGGTTATTGCTTTGGCTTTATTCATCCTTTAAAAACCGGGAATGAGGAAGCTGGTGCGGAAATTGGCATATACTGTCGTCAAAGGGAAGTGTTTCTGATTACACAGGATTATGAGCAGCTGCGTAAGTATATTTCGCTGCTTCAGGAGCTGCCAAAGTCACAGCTCAGTGTCGAGCATATCCTGTCCCTGCTTTTTGAGGAGCTGCTGAAATCGCACAAGGCAGAGCATGACCTGCTGGAGGATTTGATAGAGGAACTGGATAATGATGTTTTAAACAATGAATTGCAAAGCTTTAACCAGAGAATCACCGCTATACGCAACAAAATCCGCTATCTGCTGCAATATGATGGACAGCTTCGTGATGTATGTGAGGAATTGCTGGAGGATGAGAACGATTTGTTTGTCAGAGAACATCTTCACCATCTGCGCATATGCTCTGACAGAGTTGAACGTCTGCTGCAGCATACTCTGCAGCTTCGGGATTACAGTGTTCAGGTTCGCGAATCCTATCAGGCACAGGTGGATATCCGTCTGAACCGTTTGATGTATATTTTTACGATCGTGACGGTTGTCTTTCTTCCACTGACTCTGATTGTCGGCTGGTATGGTATGAATTTTACCGGTATGCCAGAGCTTCACTGGAAATACGGTTATCCGTTTGTCATTCTTCTTGCTCTAGGATCGGCAGGTATCTGTGTCTGGCTTCTCTATAAGAAGCATATGCTGAAATGA
- a CDS encoding YgiQ family radical SAM protein, whose translation MAFLPTTREEMLEQGFESVDFVYVSGDAYVDHPSFGCAIITRTLQAYGYSCAILPQPDWHNDEEFTQFGEPRLGFLVSAGNIDSMVNHYSVNKRRRDKDSYSDEGVMGKRPDRPTIVYTQILKRLFPHKPVLIGGIEASLRRLSHYDYWDDRVRRSILIDSQADLLMYGMGENTIVEVADALNSGLRAEDLCYIRGTCWKTKSLEYLSDYLLLPSYDEVCADKRTYAKSFHVQHENIDAIAASVLVEPYDGWYVVQNQPPLPLTQQEMDFTYSLPYERTYHPRYTYIPAIEEVQFSIVSNRGCFGSCAFCAITHHQGRVISTRSKDSIVDEAKRITEMPNFKGYIHDVGGPTANFSREACDKQREFGACKNRECLFPKGCSNLKVDHSRYLEILRAVRSLPRVKKVFIRSGIRYDYLMYDKNDEFFDELVQHHISGQLKVAPEHINAAVLDKMGKPRKELYLKFVDKFKQKNEEFHMNQYIVPYLMSSHPGSDLNAAIELACYLKKIHYTPKQVQDFYPTPGTPATCMYYTGLDPKTMRPVYVAKTYEEKAMQRALMQFTYPQNYELVYKALKTANRMDLVGNSPKCLIPYRKGKPVSGYQGKNRKDIHKPGQMKKAGGYSVGRKGKRS comes from the coding sequence ATGGCTTTTTTACCAACAACCAGAGAGGAAATGCTGGAACAGGGATTTGAGAGCGTAGATTTTGTATATGTGAGTGGAGATGCCTATGTGGATCATCCTTCCTTCGGCTGTGCTATTATAACGAGAACTTTGCAGGCATATGGCTATAGCTGTGCGATTCTGCCGCAGCCGGACTGGCATAACGATGAGGAATTCACACAATTTGGTGAACCGCGTCTTGGCTTCCTTGTTTCTGCTGGAAATATTGATTCCATGGTCAATCATTATTCCGTGAATAAACGCAGAAGGGATAAGGATTCCTATAGTGATGAGGGGGTTATGGGAAAGCGTCCCGATCGTCCGACTATTGTCTATACACAGATTCTCAAGCGCTTGTTTCCGCATAAGCCGGTACTGATTGGCGGTATTGAAGCAAGTCTGCGCCGTCTGTCTCATTATGATTACTGGGATGACCGTGTACGCAGGAGTATTCTGATTGATTCTCAGGCAGATCTTTTAATGTATGGAATGGGAGAAAATACCATCGTTGAAGTTGCCGATGCTTTAAACAGCGGTCTGCGTGCAGAGGATCTCTGTTATATCCGCGGTACCTGCTGGAAAACAAAATCACTGGAATATCTGAGTGATTATTTACTGCTGCCATCCTATGACGAGGTATGTGCAGACAAGCGCACCTATGCAAAAAGCTTTCACGTACAGCATGAAAACATTGATGCCATTGCGGCGAGTGTGCTGGTGGAGCCCTATGATGGCTGGTATGTCGTGCAAAATCAGCCGCCGCTGCCGCTGACACAGCAGGAAATGGACTTTACGTATTCTCTGCCGTATGAGCGAACCTATCATCCCCGTTATACCTACATACCTGCCATTGAAGAAGTGCAGTTTTCCATTGTCAGCAACCGTGGCTGTTTCGGCTCCTGCGCCTTCTGCGCCATCACGCATCATCAGGGACGTGTGATATCCACCAGAAGCAAGGATTCCATCGTGGATGAGGCGAAGCGGATTACAGAAATGCCGAATTTTAAGGGATATATCCATGATGTCGGCGGCCCTACTGCCAATTTTTCCAGAGAGGCCTGTGACAAGCAGCGTGAATTTGGCGCCTGTAAAAACCGGGAATGCCTGTTTCCAAAGGGCTGCTCTAATCTGAAGGTCGATCACTCCCGCTACCTGGAAATCCTGCGTGCAGTTCGTTCTTTGCCGAGGGTGAAAAAGGTGTTTATCCGCTCCGGTATCCGTTATGATTATCTGATGTATGATAAAAATGATGAGTTTTTTGACGAGCTGGTGCAGCATCATATCAGCGGACAGTTAAAGGTGGCTCCCGAGCATATCAATGCGGCTGTGCTGGATAAGATGGGGAAGCCGAGAAAAGAGCTGTATCTGAAATTTGTTGATAAATTCAAACAGAAAAATGAAGAATTTCATATGAATCAGTACATTGTACCTTATCTGATGAGCTCACATCCAGGTAGTGATCTGAATGCTGCCATCGAGCTTGCCTGCTATCTGAAAAAGATACATTACACCCCAAAGCAGGTACAGGACTTTTATCCGACGCCGGGAACACCGGCGACATGTATGTACTATACCGGGTTGGATCCAAAAACGATGCGTCCAGTGTACGTGGCAAAAACCTATGAGGAAAAAGCGATGCAGCGTGCTTTGATGCAGTTTACCTATCCACAAAATTATGAGCTTGTTTATAAGGCTTTGAAAACGGCAAACCGTATGGATCTGGTTGGGAATTCTCCAAAATGCCTGATTCCGTATCGCAAAGGGAAGCCGGTCAGCGGCTATCAGGGGAAAAATCGTAAGGATATTCATAAGCCGGGACAAATGAAGAAAGCAGGAGGCTATTCTGTCGGGCGAAAGGGGAAACGCTCATGA
- the uvsE gene encoding UV DNA damage repair endonuclease UvsE: MNIGYACICLDPRFHFETCIQKFATKERLRSIITANLTTLQQLLAYNVSQNIRMYRLSSDMIPFGSSPVNTVPWLDEYAQEFSTIGAYIRENGLRVSMHPGQYCVINSLREDVVARSIDELFYHASILEAMGLDATHKMVLHIGGVYGDKAQAMQRFAQVYQTLDPIIKKHLIIENDDRYYTIEDVLQLSGQLHIPVVFDNLHHAILPPEAKHTQREWLQLVAKTWTSADGIMKVHFCQQDKKKRIGAHAMHIDTDTFLDFVQEQEGIDMDLMLEVKDKNISAIKCENLLHGNLIYPDREWSRYKLLFLLESRQLYEAWDKLIHKKSSICSLDFYHVAEDIGRRQHGKAAIQRIVQYILQGVEWEQRTRLLLQKSIAAYEDDKKTLEQLLDTMLRACERTAQYSLYDAILLLKTYEV; encoded by the coding sequence ATGAACATCGGCTATGCCTGTATCTGTCTTGATCCAAGATTTCATTTTGAAACATGTATTCAGAAATTCGCTACTAAGGAACGTCTGCGCAGCATTATTACTGCTAATTTGACAACACTGCAGCAGCTGCTTGCATACAACGTATCGCAAAATATCCGCATGTACCGCCTGTCCTCGGATATGATTCCCTTTGGCAGCAGTCCGGTAAACACTGTGCCATGGTTAGATGAATATGCGCAGGAATTTTCTACAATCGGCGCATATATCAGGGAAAACGGTCTGCGTGTTTCCATGCATCCGGGACAATACTGTGTTATCAATTCGCTGCGGGAGGACGTTGTGGCACGCAGTATTGACGAGCTCTTTTATCATGCTTCCATACTAGAGGCAATGGGGCTGGATGCGACACATAAAATGGTATTGCATATCGGAGGCGTATATGGCGACAAGGCACAGGCGATGCAAAGATTTGCGCAGGTTTATCAGACGCTGGATCCAATAATAAAAAAACATTTGATTATCGAGAATGATGATCGCTATTATACCATAGAGGATGTACTGCAGTTATCCGGACAGCTACATATTCCGGTTGTATTTGATAATCTGCATCATGCTATTCTTCCTCCTGAAGCAAAACATACACAGCGTGAATGGCTGCAGCTTGTCGCAAAAACCTGGACATCAGCGGATGGCATCATGAAGGTCCATTTCTGTCAGCAGGACAAGAAAAAACGCATTGGTGCACATGCTATGCATATTGACACGGATACCTTTCTGGACTTTGTACAGGAGCAGGAAGGAATTGACATGGATCTTATGCTGGAGGTGAAGGATAAAAATATTTCTGCAATCAAATGCGAAAATCTTCTGCATGGCAATCTGATATATCCTGATCGGGAATGGAGCCGATATAAGCTCTTGTTTCTACTGGAAAGCAGGCAGCTGTATGAAGCATGGGATAAACTGATACATAAGAAATCCAGCATCTGTAGTCTAGATTTCTATCATGTTGCTGAGGATATCGGGCGAAGACAGCATGGAAAGGCAGCTATACAACGAATTGTACAGTATATTTTACAAGGTGTGGAATGGGAACAGCGCACACGGCTGCTCTTGCAGAAAAGTATCGCAGCTTACGAAGATGATAAAAAAACGTTGGAGCAGCTGTTGGATACGATGCTTCGTGCATGTGAGCGGACAGCACAGTATTCTTTATATGATGCGATTCTCCTTCTGAAAACCTATGAGGTATAA
- a CDS encoding WYL domain-containing protein gives MKRCAACIRMLQLLRSRGFMTREQLAAELDTNVRNILEYRKELEEAGYVIEGTTGKYGGYQLKSGSLLPVAGLYEEELRALQESRRYLESHRDFLPYPAFCRGIDKFLATTTLQVRESGVYVEENADVSKAMKSMIRICEQARDASLSVELQYKSLHAESFETIVIHPYEIINVKGSYYCLAYSLKARDYRNFKFSEERMRNVQLTRRRFVRDADFHIHDYIGKTGLMKDEVIELKLYVYGESARLISEKKPGISPVMEWVDEQTLYLVTIMEGRISARNFLLSLGNQCRLLAPQDLKQEIQAIAKDMLSLYS, from the coding sequence ATGAAACGATGTGCTGCCTGTATCCGTATGCTGCAATTATTGAGATCCCGTGGATTTATGACACGGGAACAGCTTGCGGCTGAGCTGGATACCAATGTGCGTAATATACTGGAATATCGAAAGGAGCTGGAGGAAGCGGGCTATGTAATTGAGGGGACAACCGGTAAATATGGCGGCTATCAGTTAAAATCAGGCTCTCTGCTGCCGGTGGCGGGCTTATATGAGGAAGAACTGCGTGCCCTTCAGGAGTCCAGACGGTATCTGGAAAGCCATCGTGACTTTCTGCCATATCCGGCATTTTGCAGAGGAATTGATAAATTTCTGGCAACGACAACACTGCAGGTGAGAGAAAGCGGCGTGTATGTGGAAGAAAATGCAGATGTATCCAAAGCGATGAAATCCATGATTCGCATTTGTGAGCAGGCAAGAGATGCGTCTTTATCCGTTGAATTGCAATATAAGAGTCTGCATGCCGAAAGCTTTGAAACCATTGTGATTCACCCCTATGAGATTATCAATGTCAAGGGGAGCTATTACTGTCTTGCCTATTCCTTAAAGGCAAGAGATTATCGAAATTTTAAATTCAGTGAGGAGCGTATGCGAAACGTGCAGCTGACCAGACGGCGATTTGTCCGGGATGCCGATTTTCATATTCATGATTATATTGGAAAAACAGGACTGATGAAGGATGAAGTCATTGAGCTAAAGCTATATGTTTACGGGGAAAGTGCTCGGCTCATCAGCGAGAAGAAGCCCGGTATATCACCGGTAATGGAATGGGTTGATGAACAGACGCTGTATCTGGTTACGATTATGGAAGGAAGAATCAGTGCCCGAAACTTCCTGTTATCGCTGGGAAATCAGTGCAGACTTTTAGCACCGCAAGACCTGAAGCAGGAAATTCAGGCGATTGCAAAAGATATGCTCTCTTTATATTCCTAA
- a CDS encoding CidA/LrgA family protein, with translation MKIFREVLVIFGLYYAGELISKTLSLPLPGSLVGMILLFILLQQHVVKLEQIATVSDFLLGHLPFFFLPAGVALMASFSAMEGLWGWMLLICLVTTVITMGCSGRIIQHMMERKSKS, from the coding sequence ATGAAGATATTTCGCGAGGTGCTGGTGATTTTCGGATTGTACTATGCGGGAGAATTGATTAGTAAAACACTGTCTCTGCCCCTTCCCGGCAGTCTGGTCGGTATGATTCTTTTGTTTATACTGCTGCAGCAACATGTGGTAAAGCTGGAACAGATCGCTACTGTATCTGATTTTCTGCTTGGTCATTTGCCGTTTTTCTTTCTTCCTGCCGGAGTTGCACTCATGGCCAGCTTTTCCGCAATGGAGGGCTTATGGGGATGGATGCTGCTGATCTGTCTTGTGACAACAGTGATAACGATGGGTTGCAGCGGACGTATCATACAGCATATGATGGAAAGGAAATCCAAATCATGA
- a CDS encoding LrgB family protein, with the protein MKALLENPMFGILLSLAAFEVGLWLQKKTKLLFLNPLLIAIILVIALLMLSGISLTTYQLGGDIISLFLGPATVVLAVPLYQQVQSLKNYFLPIMVGIVCGIAVGLVSTLLCAWIVQMEPQIIASLVPKSITTPIGMELSSELGGIQAITVLAILVTGIIGAVVAEFVFRIFRIEHPIARGIALGCSAHAIGTSKALQLGHVEGAMSSLAIGVCGILTVFLAPPVWSLVSTLL; encoded by the coding sequence ATGAAGGCGCTGCTTGAAAATCCGATGTTTGGAATTTTGTTGTCACTGGCGGCCTTTGAAGTTGGATTGTGGCTGCAGAAGAAAACAAAGCTGCTTTTTCTCAATCCGCTGCTAATTGCGATTATTCTCGTCATTGCATTGCTTATGCTGAGTGGAATCAGCTTAACAACATATCAGCTGGGCGGAGATATCATTTCGCTGTTTCTTGGACCGGCAACTGTCGTTTTGGCTGTTCCTTTGTATCAGCAGGTACAGAGCCTGAAAAATTATTTTCTTCCAATTATGGTGGGAATCGTTTGCGGGATTGCGGTTGGACTGGTATCTACATTGCTGTGTGCATGGATCGTACAGATGGAGCCGCAAATAATTGCCAGTCTGGTTCCCAAGTCCATCACCACACCGATCGGAATGGAGCTTAGTTCAGAGCTTGGCGGTATTCAGGCCATTACCGTACTGGCTATTCTGGTTACCGGAATCATCGGGGCAGTTGTGGCAGAATTCGTTTTTCGTATATTTCGTATTGAGCATCCGATTGCACGCGGTATTGCATTGGGCTGCAGTGCACATGCCATCGGTACGAGCAAGGCTTTGCAGCTGGGACATGTGGAGGGCGCTATGAGTTCACTAGCCATTGGTGTCTGCGGTATCCTTACCGTCTTTCTTGCACCACCGGTATGGAGCCTGGTATCTACATTGCTGTAA
- a CDS encoding AAA family ATPase, with amino-acid sequence MKKAIPIGVNSYQKLREEEYYTVDKSMMIAEFLERKTTVTLITRPRRFGKTINMSMLADFFDITKDSRDIFKNTAIMQTEYADVINSYPTIFLSFADAKGDKNNIVMQMKLQLLKEYKKNKNVLANIDMFEKPEFDIIMSGLSDLQDNSLHTVVNAISFLMTKCHQSYGKRVMLFIDEYDTPFIEAHALDFYEELRNSLASMLHTSLKTSNDLQYAMLTGIQRVAKENIFSDLNNLLVCTVNDSRYAQYFGFTEEEVKAALQAYDIPFTDEIKQMYDGYNMGGTDIYNPWSIINYLDRRQLIPYWVNTSSNTMIKNAMKSCDKVFQEGYEKLIENDTVTAMVNFETSFYELKETSSLWGLFVNAGYLTVAEEVDLLKGVYRLRIPNQEVVREFQSLTAAYLQISENTMFTMFHALQKNDWVVFLQEYQKVLLTNTSYHDLQRENSYHMLLLGMCMWLRNYYDIVSNREQGEGRYDIFLQSKHVNQPSLMFELKFTKDQKVDLQQLAESACNQMYEKHYAAGIDTIILIGLAHRGKQVSMHIQ; translated from the coding sequence ATGAAAAAAGCAATACCGATTGGCGTAAATAGTTATCAGAAGTTGCGGGAAGAGGAGTATTATACAGTTGACAAGAGTATGATGATAGCCGAATTTCTGGAGCGGAAAACCACGGTAACGCTGATTACACGGCCAAGGAGATTTGGAAAGACAATCAATATGAGTATGCTTGCGGATTTTTTTGATATTACAAAAGATTCCAGAGACATATTTAAGAATACTGCAATTATGCAGACGGAATATGCGGATGTCATCAATTCATATCCAACAATTTTTCTTTCCTTCGCTGATGCAAAAGGGGATAAAAACAATATAGTAATGCAAATGAAGCTTCAGCTTTTAAAAGAATATAAGAAAAATAAGAATGTTCTTGCCAATATTGACATGTTTGAAAAACCGGAATTTGATATCATTATGAGCGGACTTTCTGATTTACAGGATAATTCTTTGCATACTGTTGTTAATGCAATCAGTTTTCTGATGACAAAATGCCATCAATCTTATGGAAAAAGAGTTATGCTTTTTATAGATGAGTACGATACCCCATTTATTGAAGCGCATGCACTTGACTTTTACGAGGAGCTTCGCAATAGTCTAGCGTCCATGCTGCATACCTCATTAAAAACAAGTAATGATTTGCAATATGCCATGCTTACAGGAATACAGAGGGTTGCGAAAGAAAATATATTCTCTGATTTAAACAATTTGCTGGTCTGTACCGTAAATGACAGTCGCTATGCACAATATTTCGGCTTTACAGAGGAAGAAGTTAAAGCTGCATTACAGGCCTATGATATTCCGTTTACGGATGAGATAAAGCAGATGTATGATGGATATAATATGGGAGGCACAGACATCTATAATCCATGGTCAATCATAAATTATTTGGATAGAAGGCAACTGATTCCTTACTGGGTGAATACGAGTTCCAATACAATGATCAAAAATGCTATGAAATCATGCGATAAAGTTTTTCAGGAAGGCTATGAGAAACTTATAGAAAATGATACAGTTACAGCTATGGTGAATTTTGAAACTTCATTTTATGAGTTAAAGGAAACGAGTAGTTTATGGGGATTGTTTGTAAATGCTGGATATCTGACTGTGGCAGAAGAAGTCGATCTGCTTAAAGGTGTTTACAGGCTACGGATACCCAATCAGGAGGTTGTACGTGAATTTCAATCTCTGACTGCAGCTTATTTACAGATCAGTGAAAATACGATGTTTACGATGTTTCATGCATTACAGAAAAATGATTGGGTAGTATTCCTGCAGGAATATCAAAAAGTTTTATTAACGAATACAAGCTATCATGACTTGCAGAGAGAAAATTCTTATCACATGCTGTTACTTGGAATGTGTATGTGGCTGCGAAATTACTATGATATAGTCAGTAATAGAGAGCAGGGAGAAGGTCGCTACGATATCTTTCTGCAAAGTAAACATGTTAATCAACCATCTCTTATGTTTGAATTGAAATTTACAAAAGATCAGAAGGTAGATCTACAGCAGCTGGCAGAATCTGCATGTAATCAAATGTATGAGAAACACTATGCTGCAGGGATTGATACTATCATTCTTATTGGATTGGCACATCGTGGAAAGCAGGTCTCTATGCATATACAGTAA